A stretch of Funiculus sociatus GB2-C1 DNA encodes these proteins:
- a CDS encoding adenylate/guanylate cyclase domain-containing protein, translated as MAELKLRLKEEDTERTVTVNQDEFTIGRLPECDLCLPFGGISRYHVQFLKTATGDWTIEDMGSKNGTRLNERPVTSPQQINDGDVIWLGDVGVVVVLTAPVKPDLLEVPPEGTTILRNVKELQQQWIQADGAKDSSDNKEKAIARLKDLVDIAKALSAAESIEAIFEQVQEVVFRSLKSIERLALLVDVNGLGKLELLNAATRDVSQNLTESGSWISRSICQRVFDEKVAIQTADAQMDKRFEGEQSIFVKGIKSAIAVPLWDENKVVGVLYADAQLPSSHWTKGGEEDLSFFSALANLVASAVQRWLLTLKLRNEETIRNRLERYHSPSVVQHIMTQGALEDGRLVPAEVDISILFADIVGFTALSERLRPAQIAHLLNAFFEEMLQEVFAVGGTLDKYIGDCIMAFFGAPEPQIDHADKAVAAAMGMLTRLENLNANQVLAEPLQIRIAINSGRAVIGDVGSSQRVDYTALGATINLASRMEGICPPGECVVSEATYSMLTRTPQKGLPLGTQGLEEMGEYRFKGIDRPIKVYQTKRDGTKPVS; from the coding sequence ATGGCTGAACTTAAACTACGCCTAAAAGAAGAAGATACGGAAAGAACGGTTACGGTAAATCAGGATGAATTTACTATCGGGCGTTTGCCAGAATGTGACTTGTGCTTGCCTTTTGGGGGAATTTCCCGCTACCATGTCCAATTTTTGAAGACAGCGACCGGAGACTGGACAATTGAGGATATGGGTAGCAAAAACGGGACACGATTGAACGAACGTCCTGTAACCTCGCCTCAACAGATAAATGACGGTGACGTTATTTGGCTGGGAGATGTTGGTGTAGTTGTTGTTTTAACTGCTCCTGTAAAACCCGATTTGCTAGAGGTACCGCCTGAAGGTACTACTATCCTTCGCAATGTTAAAGAACTGCAACAGCAATGGATACAAGCGGATGGGGCGAAAGATTCCAGCGACAATAAGGAGAAAGCGATCGCTCGCCTGAAAGATTTGGTAGATATCGCTAAGGCTCTCAGTGCTGCTGAATCAATAGAAGCCATTTTTGAACAGGTGCAGGAAGTTGTTTTCCGCAGCCTCAAAAGTATTGAACGCTTAGCATTGTTAGTTGATGTCAACGGTTTAGGTAAACTTGAATTGCTCAATGCCGCAACCAGAGATGTCTCTCAAAATCTCACCGAGTCGGGTAGTTGGATTAGTCGCAGCATTTGTCAAAGAGTATTTGATGAAAAAGTAGCAATTCAAACCGCAGATGCTCAAATGGATAAACGGTTTGAAGGGGAACAAAGTATTTTCGTCAAAGGCATCAAGAGCGCGATCGCTGTTCCTCTCTGGGATGAAAATAAAGTAGTCGGCGTACTTTATGCCGATGCTCAACTTCCTTCTAGCCATTGGACTAAAGGCGGAGAAGAAGACCTCAGTTTTTTTTCAGCCTTAGCCAATCTCGTCGCCTCAGCTGTACAACGGTGGCTCTTAACACTCAAACTCAGAAACGAAGAAACAATTAGGAATAGACTAGAGCGCTATCACTCCCCTTCTGTTGTGCAGCACATTATGACCCAAGGGGCATTAGAAGATGGTCGTCTGGTTCCCGCCGAAGTTGATATCAGCATTCTCTTCGCTGATATTGTCGGCTTTACTGCACTTTCGGAAAGATTGCGTCCCGCACAAATTGCCCACTTGCTAAATGCTTTCTTCGAGGAAATGTTACAGGAAGTTTTTGCGGTTGGAGGAACGCTGGATAAATATATTGGAGATTGCATTATGGCATTCTTTGGCGCTCCGGAACCGCAAATAGATCATGCTGACAAGGCTGTTGCTGCGGCTATGGGAATGCTGACTCGTCTAGAAAATCTCAATGCGAATCAAGTATTAGCAGAACCGCTGCAAATCAGGATTGCTATCAACAGCGGTAGGGCAGTAATTGGAGATGTCGGCAGTTCTCAAAGGGTAGATTATACTGCGTTAGGAGCAACAATTAATCTTGCCTCCCGCATGGAAGGAATTTGTCCTCCCGGTGAATGTGTCGTCAGCGAAGCCACCTATTCAATGCTGACGCGAACCCCCCAAAAGGGCCTTCCCTTGGGGACGCAAGGCTTGGAGGAAATGGGAGAGTACCGTTTCAAAGGCATTGACCGCCCGATAAAGGTTTATCAGACCAAGAGGGATGGTACCAAACCAGTTTCTTGA